One Melospiza melodia melodia isolate bMelMel2 chromosome 1, bMelMel2.pri, whole genome shotgun sequence genomic window carries:
- the PEX1 gene encoding peroxisomal ATPase PEX1 isoform X1, producing the protein MWGCGDPGGAAAATIVLSGTRDCFLHLPPALASLLRLQQGQAVKISCGHQPIFLSWMETRHRSHQGENNAEINRHLAEKLGITDGEQVFLEPCSHVSSCQQVEVEPLTADDWEILELHASSLESHLLDQIRVVFPGAIFPVWVEQHTHVYIRIGTLVPPAPYGRLEPCTELLVCPKTHGPEENITSTPATESDILLKNFVKNNMEQEETLKDPFAKQPYLKPGALEQSQTDSNMTFGSNVLPNIWNFIGNIFSNTSEQKQKTSCDNDEMSVFKDKLLNMIHMDSIFRVCQSQPPSVQNVSTTHEFLKCNAVHIFPWNLEYVDLDPNPVVSYGKINELLSPRQRHQEAKQNLPLEKQNHLTSTQDKNPSNSISGEASSEGSVVQIVWNGFEDLKSVIEYGHDGGALHVGRVWIADGLRKKLHIEIHSTVRIKSVESIPKIPVSLTLQPKQNLHKDIHEDDVKCAFSSWLQDSTTDDHPWIMTSTDCIHLSAKEGIQEFVLSAAHPMHIEENKSENIFILSPSLLQKTNIQVLLHPLSTKADDDKQPPVPDRDKNLPYHKLSDLGGVEKLGTSLFEHISHSLLGRPLSQKLAANAVGLRSGGVLLTGGKGSGKSTLAKAICKEAFTRLDAHVEVIDCKALRGKRLVNIRKHVEEAFLEAAWRQPSILLMDDLDHIVGVPSTPEHENSPETVQSNRLAYVLKDLMKEVISMGSLIALIATSQSEHSLHPSLVSAQGTHVFQCFKCIQSPDQKQRYEVLYSIIKKKLNSDPKDFSDLDLQCIAKETEGFVARDFTMLVDRAIHTCASNQNASDNGAALNLSTVDFQTALKDFTPLALRNVNLHKPKDLGWDRIGGLKDVKQMLRDTILLPVKYPELFANLPIRQRSGVLLYGAPGTGKTLLAGVVARESGMNFISIKGPELLSKYIGASEQAVRDIFNRAQAAKPCIVFFDEFDSIAPRRGHDNTGVTDRVVNQLLTQLDGVEGLQGVYVLAATSRPDLIDPALLRPGRLDKCLYCPPPDQNSRYEILKALSHSLSLANDVDFQDVAAKTEQFTGADLKALLYNAQLEAIHTNLNLGLTQDFGSSSDSDFSLSSMVFLNHSSGSEDSATDGELGLEHSLVSLDMSDLLPEDPRSNMYRLYFGSSYESELGNGTPSELSSLCFSGPNSMTYDFTSITQRDVASSQPAMLRTASQEGSLENQEQQAEHLRTEINASKANYRSKNGEDSTLNQSVLPKTTVTITQSHLMTALQGMRPSISQDDWKHFTELYDNFQNPKKRKVQIGATFRPGQKMTLA; encoded by the exons ATGTGGGGCTGTGGCGACCCcgggggagccgccgccgccaccaTCGTCCTGAGCGGGACCCGCGACTGCTTCCTGCACCTGCCCCCCGCGCTGGCCTCGCTCCTCCGCCTGCAGCAG GGCCAAGCTGTGAAAATATCCTGTGGTCATCAGCCAATATTTTTGAGCTGGATGGAAACCAGGCATCGAAGTCACCAGGGTGAAAATAATGCAGAGATTAACAGACATTTGGCAGAGAAACTTGGCATCACAGATGGAGAGCAG GTTTTTCTTGAACCCTGTTCCCATGTGTCCTCCTGTCAGCAAGTAGAAGTGGAACCACTCACAGCAGATGATTGGGAAATTCTG GAGCTGCACGCTTCCTCCCTTGAAAGCCACCTTCTGGACCAGATTCGAGTGGTGTTTCCAGGAGCCATCTTTCCTGTCTGGGTTGAGCAGCACACCCATGTCTACATCAGAATCG GTACACTTGTGCCACCAGCCCCATATGGGAGATTAGAGCCATGCACGGAGCTTCTGGTATGTCCCAAAACACACGGACCTGAGGAGAATATCACCAGCACACCTGCCACAGAAAGTGACATCTTGCTCAAAAATTTTGTGAAAAACAACATGGAACAAGAAGAAACATTAAAGGATCCTTTTGCCAAACAGCCTTACTTAAAGCCTGGAGCCCTTGAACAGAGTCAGACTGATTCAAACATGACGTTTGGCTCAAATGTTCTCCCAAATATATGGAATTTCATAGGGAACATTTTCTCTAATACATCTGAGCAGAAACAGAAGACTTCATGTGATAACGATGAAATGAGCGTCTTCAAAGACAAGCTGCTGAACATGATTCACATGGATTCCATTTTTAGAGTGTGTCAGTCCCAGCCTCCCAGCGTACAGAATGTATCCACCACTCATGAATTTCTGAAATGCAATGCTGTTCACATTTTTCCATGGAATTTAGAATACGTTGATTTGGATCCAAATCCTGTAGTATCTTATGGGAAAATTAACGAGCTGCTTTCCCCAAGACAGCGTCATCAAGAagccaaacaaaatctgccactTGAAAAGCAAAATCATTTGACTAGTACACAAGACAAAAACCCTTCTAATTCTATTAGTGGCGAAGCATCCAGTGAGGGATCTGTTGTTCAAATCGTTTGGAATGGATTTGAAGACCTAAAGAGTGTCATAGAGTATGGCCATGATGGGGGAGCCCTGCATGTTGGAAGAGTTTGG atTGCTGATGGTCTGAGGAAAAAACTACATATTGAAATACATTCAACAGTCCGAATTAAGTCAGTTGAATCTATTCCTAAAATTCCTGTATCTCTTACGCTGCAACCCAAACAGAACTTA CATAAAGATATACATGAAGATGATGTTAAATGTGCATTCAGTTCTTGGCTGCAGGATTCCACTACTGATGATCACCCATGGATAATGACAAGCACAGACTGTATACATCTGTCTGCTAAAGAAG GAATACAGGAATTTGTCCTTAGTGCAGCGCATCCCATGCACATTGAAGAAAATAAATCTGAGAATATTTTTATACTGAGTCCCAGTTTGCTGCAAAAGACAAATATACAA GTTCTTTTACATCCTCTAAGTACAAAAGCTGATGATGACAAGCAGCCACCTGTGCCTGATAGAGACAAGAACCTTCCATACCACAAACTAAGTGATTTAGG AGGAGTGGAAAAATTAGGCACATCTTTATTTGAACACATAAGCCACAGTCTTCTGGGGCGTCCTTTATCCCAAAAGCTGGCTGCTAATGCTGTGGGACTGCGAAGTGGAGGGGTGCTTCTCACAGGAGGAAAG GGAAGTGGAAAGTCAACATTAGCAAAGGCTATCTGCAAGGAAGCTTTCACTAGACTGGATGCTCATGTAGAAGTAATTGATTGTAAAGCTTTAAGAG GAAAAAGATTAGTAAACATAAGGAAACATGTGGAAGAAGCTTTTTTAGAGGCAGCATGGAGACAACCATCCATTCTTCTGATGGATGATCTTGATCATATTGTCGGAGTACCTTCTACACCCGAGCATGAGAACAGCCCTGAAACTGTTCAGAGCAATAGACTTGCTTATG TTTTGAAAGATCTGATGAAAGAAGTTATTTCCATGGGGAGTTTGATTGCATTAATTGCCACGAGTCAGTCTGAACATTCCCTTCATCCTTCCCTTGTTTCAGCACAAGGAACTCATGTATTTCAGTGCTTCAAATGTATCCAATCTCCAGATCAG AAGCAAAGATATGAAGTGCTGTATTCCATAATAAAGAAGAAACTGAATTCTGATCCAAAGGACTTCTCTGATCTTGACCTCCAGTGTATTGCAAAGGAAACAGAAGGTTTTGTTGCTAGAGATTTTACTATGCTGGTGGATCGTGCCATTCATACCTGTGCTTCTAACCAGAATGCATCAGATAATGGTG cagcattGAACCTGTCAACTGTGGATTTTCAGACAGCTCTAAAAGATTTTACTCCATTAGCTCTGAGAAATGTCAACCTTCATAAACCTAAAGACCTTGGCTGGGACAGGATTGGTGGCTTAAAAGATGTGAAGCAAATGCTCAGGGATACCATCCTGTTACCTGTAAAG TATCCAGAATTATTTGCAAACCTGCCCATACGGCAGAGATCAGGAGTTTTGCTGTATGGAGCACCTGGAACAGGAAAAACACTGTTGGCAGGAGTGGTTGCAAGAGAGAGTGGAATGAATTTCATCAGCATCAAG GGACCAGAACTGCTCAGCAAATACATTGGAGCAAGTGAACAAGCAGTTCGAGATATATTTAACAG agCTCAGGCAGCTAAGCCTTGTATTGTTTTCTTTGATGAGTTTGATTCTATTGCTCCTCGCCGAGGCCACGACAACACAGGAGTCACTGACAGAGTGGTTAACCAGCTGTTGACTCAGTTAGATGGTGTGGAAGGCCTGCAAG GAGTTTATGTGCTAGCTGCTACCAGTCGCCCAGATTTGATTGACCCTGCTTTGTTAAGGCCAGGTCGACTGGATAAATGCCTGTACTGTCCACCTCCTGATCAG aatTCACGCTATGAAATCTTAAAAGCTCTCAGTCATTCCTTGTCTTTGGCAAATGATGTGGACTTTCAGGATGTGGCAGCAAAAACAGAACAGTTCACCGGGGCTGACCTAAAAGCTTTATTGTACAACGCCCAATTAGAGGCAATCCATACCAATTTAAATTTAGGTTTAACGCAG GATTTTGGATCTAGTTCTGATAGTGACTTCAGTCTCTCTTCCATGGTTTTTCTAAACCACAGCAGTGGCTCGGAGGACTCAGCAACAGATGGAGAATTAGGGCTAGAGCACTCTCTTGTTTCTTTAGATATGTCTGACTTGCTTCCTGAAGATCCGAGGTCCAACATGTATCGTCTTTATTTTGGAAGCTCTTATGAATCAGAGCTGGGGAATGGAACTCCTTCAGAATTG AGCTCTTTGTGTTTTTCTGGTCCGAACTCCATGACTTACGACTTCACCAGCATCACTCAGAGAGATGTTGCATCCTCACAGCCTGCAATGCTTAGAACAGCTTCTCAAGAAGGCTCCCTGGAGAACCAGGAGCAGCAAGCAGAGCACCTGAGGACAGAAATCAATGCTAGCAAGGCCAATTACAGAAGCAAGAATGGA GAGGACAGCACCCTTAATCAGTCAGTGCTTCCCAAGACCACTGTGACTATCACCCAGTCTCACCTGATGACTGCTCTGCAGGGCATGAGACCATCCATTAGTCAGGATGACTGGAAGCATTTTACTGAATt